Below is a window of Littorina saxatilis isolate snail1 linkage group LG2, US_GU_Lsax_2.0, whole genome shotgun sequence DNA.
TTTAGAAAAGGCCCAGCCTTTAATCTTCATCCTTGTAAAagaaagttcagttcagtttagttcagttcagttcagttctctctctctcttatctcctGACAAAAGCACGCgtcagtgcgcgcgcgcgcgagtgagtgtgtgtgtgtgtgtgcgtgcatgtgtgtgcgcgtgtgtgtgtgtgtgtgtgtgtgcgcgtgtgtgtgcgtgtgtgtgtgtgtgtacttgtgtgtctgtgtctttgcctgtgtttgtgtgcgtcagtgtgagagagagacagacagacagacagacagacagaccaagcTGAGAGAGGCGACAGCGGGTCAAGTCAGTGTTTTAAGGTTGTCTTAGTGTCTGtattattttttcttctgaTGTTGTCATAAAAACTAAACTGCATGGTAAACGCTTCTAAGTCAATGAGGAACAGGGCTCAAAGCCATGATTCTCCATCACGTGTCGATAGTAAGTATCGCAGCGTCTTCCGAGTCAGGTTACGGAGCAAAGATGTAAGGGAAACAACCTTAGTCTAAATGATAGCCTTTGGAGGACATTTGTGAGCACGGTTGTGTCCCTTAGTACTGTAAAtagtgtgggtgtttttttgttttgttttgtatgcagctaaacaaacaaaaaattcgaATCTAATGCTCGTGCAAGTAATGTTATCACTGAATGTCTGACAGTTTGGACAGTGCTGACACCGTATCCAGTGAACCACATCTCTTGTTTCACTCATGCATGATTCTAAAAATTGAACTCCAGAAGCCTTTCtgtcaaaaaataaaataaaataaaaagtataTAAAGAAAGACTGCagttctttgcattaagctgaGGGAGAAAAATATAACACAATTTCATCATGAACGACTGATCGGTTCTCTGAGATCAAAAAAACACCGAAGAATGtagtaagggaagtaacctttCTCGTAGATTATACGGTTTTCCCGAGCGATGTTGCTTCCCTTTGCATACTGAGTCTAAcggattttgtgtgtgagtgtgcgcgcgcgcgcgctcgctaACGCTCCTTTGCTCGTCGGCATGGTCATTCTATTTGCTTTGCAAAAAAAAGCAGAAATCTTGTTTCCGACACAAAGCTTCAAAGAGAGAAGATATCAACGAGTCACTCGTAGTAATATTTTTACGTGTGCCTATCaggtaaaaaagaaaaggaaaaaaagaaaaatcgtCTGGGGTCACTTTGCAAaccacaggcactcgacacTGAGGGAGGCGGGCGGGGCCTGTGGTGAGCGTGTGTTCTACTGCCTTATACAACTACAGAATCAGTAGACAGGAGTAGTAAGCTTCCACCACCCTAACCACATGACTATTGACCACCCAGTGGCATGTGCTTTTAATTGCAAACATGAACTGAGGACGCTGCTTTCAACAGAAATCCATGGAACTGTTGTGTTCATAATTATGAAAAATGGTGGGAACAGTATTTCGTGGGCTTGTGGTGCTGGACCGAATAAAGGTGTCTTGTAATCTTGTCATGGTGTGTAGGCctactctttctgtttgtttgatcttaccacagtcacttcgttgtttagattgtgtttttttattatttatttgcCTTACTTGTGTCCGTAATAACCATTATTCAACTTTCTTTTCAAACCTCTGATGAATTATTTTGTGCAATGCGAATATGAAATAGAGATGTGTGCTGGGGACATGTTGATGAGAGTGCGGGCCTAAATCGATTTGCTTTCCCGCGAGGCTACAGGCTTTGTTTTGTAcagtgatacagtggaaccttcccTAGCGACCACCTATCGAAAGCATCCACCTGTCCACAACGACCACTCGCAGGGATCAGTGACGAGCTTGTTTGCTATGTAATTCGCCTTTCCGTAGCAACAAtctgtctataacgaccgcTTTCGGTCGTTAAAGAGAGGTTCGACTGTACCTGTGATGAGAGGACACTCTAGCGACCGGCCTTAAGAGTCCCTATATTGCAGGTGGCCAGCCTTTCATCAGAGGGGCCTGTGACATAGTGACATTATAGGCACCACTGTCTTTGCAAACACTCGTATTTGAGTACGATTTGAAGCATAGTGTTTTGCACTTAAAAGAAATCCAACAAAGTATACCGCATGTACCCAAATGCTGTTTGAGCGGTTTTTTTATGTAGTAATTTGAATTGTTTGTTCGTATTGCACAATTGTGGTTGCTTGCATTGACTGAAGGAAAATGACGCGTCAATGGTGTGTTTCACAAGCACTCGACAATAGCTGCTTATATTTTACTGAAGATGTCCGTCCAATCTACAAACCCATTAAAAAAAACAGCAATTGTCGAGCGCCTATGAATTGGCCATTTTCTGTCCATTGAATATGCACAcaaactgtcagtgtcaccCGTGCCATTGACCTATGTACTAAGTGATggacccacacgcacgcacgtacacactcacAGAACTTGAATACACTCATCCACTTACAGGaaacgaatacacacacacactcactcactcatcaTCTGAAACAAAGTAAAACCCAACAAAAGAGtacgtttttttcatatttACTGTTTTTCACTGATGCTTTGTCAAGTTCCAAACAGTGTAGTCTGCAAGCAAAATACTCAGCTGACTTCACACCAACTCATGTACCATCTGTTATGACAAACAGGTCGTCTCTCTTTCAACATTTCTGTATAAAACAGTAAAATCAAACCGAGCTTTCTCGCCTCAGTGAAAAGGAGATGAAAATGTAGCAATGATTTGATGAAACTGATAACATTCTTTCATATCTgacctaccacacacacacatacattgcaGGTGCAATCTGACAGACAAGTATACCCCATACAAACACTCGCTGCATTCTTCCATTAAACACTGACTCTCCTTACACCGGCCAATTCATTCTTCCATCTTTCTCACCATAGCTGCTGCCATATTTGAGTCCAATACATACATGAAGATGAAGATGGTCAATAAACGGCCAACAAGATGAAATAATGAATCTACAGATGATTCAACAAATGTGCATCTCCAACTGTACAATCTACATCAAAGGCAAAGTAATCTGTTGAAACACCAGCTGCTCAAGCAGTAAAGGCCTGAATGCGCTGAGGCTAGATGGTAATGTAACATCGAGTAGCATGCACCAACAAAATTACGTGTAAAATGACATTGACAATGAaagcgttaaaaaaaaaaaaaagacatgaaCAGACCTCAGAGAATGAAAAAAATTCCGGATCACAATAACCGCATGATTTACCatacatcaaacacacacacacacacacaggcaaattAATTCACTACATGACACACTGACTTGTAAACTACATTGCACACTTCAATTTTTACAGCCAGATTTTCGAAAATCTGTTCAAAACAAGCCACTGGAATTGTCACTCTTTCACCCAGGTTTTCACAACAGTGCCTGACAGATAAACCCATAATTATACACAATCTTGAATTGTGCTGATGATGActcaaaatgtttgtttgtccaaAACAGCACAGGATCTTGTTTGCTGTAGTCATAGCGCGCTTTGGCAACGTTAAAATTAATAAGCTAAGTACAATTGTTGTATGAAGATCTGTAAAAAGTTTAAATGTAAACTTCTGTCAAACAAGTCTCAGGCAACCAATGGTTCATTTCTTTGTTATCATAAAAgtcttgtaaaaaataaattataaaattGTGAAAAATCAGAAGAAATCACCTGGATGTCGGAGTGATTTGATGTTCAAGGTCCTCCAATGCACACTCAACACATCTACACAGTTCACATGATATCTCTGTTCACTTCACTTCTTGGCTGCCTTCTTTCCTCCGGCCTTCTTCGCGGGCTTCTTGGCTGCCTTCTTGGGAGAAGCCTTCTTGGGCTTGGCGGCCTTCTTGGCTGGAGATTTGGCCTTCTTGGGCTTGGCAGCCTTCTTGGCTGGAGACTTGGCCTTTTTCTCAGCTGCTGGTTTCTTGGCTTTTGCCTTCTTAGCCTTGGCTGGAGACTTGGGCTTGGCGGCTTTGGGCTTCTTCACTTTCTTGACCTTGGGCTTGGCCGCCTTCTCCGCCTTCTCGCCCAGTCGGAAGGAGCCCGAGGCACCGGTACCCTTGGACTGTTTGAGGGTGCCGTTCTTCACGCCCGCTCTGAGGGCCAGCTTGAGGTGGTTGTTGACCGTCTTCTCGTCCTTGCCCACGTTGAAGTTGGCCACGATGTACTTGAGCAGAGCCTGGCGGGAGGAGCCGCCGCGTTCCTTCAGGGCCGTCACGGCATCACGGATCATCTGGCTGTATTTGGGGTGGCTCGACGGCTTCTTCGGCTTGGACGACTTCTTCTTGGGGCTCTTGGTGGGGGTCTGGGCCACTGGGGCGGGCTCTGCTGCAGCGTCAGACATGGTTCGACAGCAAATGGTATAAAACCCGAACGGTAGGTGAAAAAATGTGTTGTAACGACAGAGCGTTGTTCCCTGTCCGAGGCTTTTGCGAGGTTTGCTGCGCGCCTGCGAAAATTGGCTTTTATAGGCCGcgcgcggactgcacagaacGCGGCACGCGGCGAAGGccgcttgttgctgttttccgCTTCTGAGGCCGATTTTGTGTTTCCTACCCTATGTTTTTGTCCTGTTTCCGCAAAAACGACTCGATTTTGAACCCGTTTTTTGCAACGGATGAATGACCCATGCTTCAAGCTTTTAATTTCAGTTGGTCTTACTGTATGACAGTCTCTCAATTAGGAAAAATCTGCAATTTTGTTGATGGAGTGGAGTTTGTTTTGACACCGTAGTCACTCATTTTCGACACTTCTACTCCCTGGTAAACTGAAGCGTGCTGTTTTTATCATTGAAAATTAAAGTTTGGTATCTGTTCTTTTTGTGCAGTCTACATTATCTCCTCTAAAGAATGTAATAATACCGAAAATTGTAGTTGATCTTTGCGCAACAAACACAAGCCAGAGAGTCGGGTCGCCATGTTTCCTAACAGCATTACATATAGGCAGATCATTCTGCACGGATTATTCCAACATTACTCCCATTTGAATAAATTCAAAAGTGTCCCAAGCGTTATATGGTCCACATATATGTGGGAAATATATCTTTAATTGTGGTTAGGTCTGCTGTTTCTTCACTAGTGACAATAATATGTACGGCCTATAAGTCTGCCACGTAACCAAAATAGACTGCTCTCAAATGTCGGTCAGCCCATAACAAACGTTTAGCGACGTTCTGTCTTAAAACGATGTGTTTTCTGTCTTGGGGGTGCATAGACTTTAACAAATACATCTCACTGGGTCTTAGACGCGATTGTGAACCATAAAGCAATGTTAGAACCAGTTTTTCCAATGATTTGTGTGTTGAGGATCGGGAAGCGAAAGCGACGCCATTGCTCGGCTGACCTGACGTGTCAGGTCATTTGTACACTTGTAGGTAAAAACATCGCGATTTCGATCGAAAAGTGACAATTAAACATAACATTTAGGATTTTACTTTGTGTGTATGCGCCTATGCGTTGGAGGGTGTGTAAAACGTGAGTTTGGCTTGTATCATAGTGTGTCGGCTATGTTTTGTTGGGGCGATTTTAACTTCGCAGTCTGCCATTGGCCGTACGTGTACTTCAGCCCAGCTGACAAGCACGCTCGCTAGTCTTCTTACCTGCTATTTTTTcatttcttgattttttttctctctgtagtGCTTGCACACAGATCTTTTCACAAGGACAAAATTTGCGTTCATTCTTGAAAAAATATTTTCTGCAATCTACTTTGCCCATGGAATAATTATGCAAAAGAGATGTTCGTGCGGATCAACCGTCGTCTCAGTGTATGTAATGCCATGCAGAATCGCTGTTTGCCCTACACTTAATTTTCTGCAGCTTGCCTTCTAAATTTTCCGGCTGAGGCGGCATTGATCACTGCACACGGTGCTTTGTCAGTTTCCTCAACTCACTCTATAATTATATATCAGCTtgagcagggacctatatttaatataggtctatggctTGAGTAATAACTAAGATTGGTTTTTGCGCTAGTGTCACTATAGTGGTTCTAGCTGGAGAATGACTGTGACAGGCTCTCACTACAGTATGCTCGTACCGTGCCCTGAGTGGTTACTACTTCCCACTGTAGGAACACATTTCAACAAACTGATTGAATATGGCCGAAATCCCAGCTTCACGAGACATTATTACAATGTTTTTCTCTtatttttctccttcttcttcttcttcttctaagcTACCTGCACGGATTCTTTAAGAAGCAAAATGAACTTACACATCCCATCTAATGAAATGTAGGGGGAACCGGGGCACGTTGAGACATAAAAGTTACTTGTCGCTCTCATGCAAGCTGTATTCAAGAAACTGCAAGATATTTGGTTTGAAATGAATGTTTAATCCTTTCGTTTGCTTAATTCACAAggataataataaaaacatgcaTCAATTTTGCATAATTAACGATCAAAAACACCTACCAAGAACGGGGTAGGTTGATACACCCAGGGGCAGCTTGAGACACTCACTGGGGCAGGTTCAGACATCTATGGGGCAGGTTGAGACTTTAAAAATGACACATGCTCTCCGACACACCATTTTAGAGATAATGCTTTCACATTTGTTTTGACAGTGAATGAAGGTATGTTTAAAGTGTTCAAAGCAACGAATACAGATTTAACGTGATCATTTCTGAACAAATGAAGGCAACTGAACCGGGGCAGCTTGAGACATTAAAATGGGGCAAGTTGACACAATCCTTAATTTCACAAAAATATCACATTTAGATAGAATGTTGGCACAATTCAAAGACATTTTTCATCTTGACATATGTCGGACTGTCCTTGCAAAATAATGACCAGAAAACAATTCTGGAAGctgaaaaaattacaaaaataggCTTGCAGACAGGGTGGTGACTAAATAAAAAGAGGCAGATGGAACTGCTTACTTAACAGTTTAgaccacaaacaaaaccaatAAATCAGAAGTCACAAAGAAAGGCAGCCCTATTTCTCCCAATGTCAGCACAATCCTTGTGGCACCACAAATAACACTTCCCACACTGGATCCAGCAAAGCTCTCTACGCAGTAAATCATGTGCACGTCAGTTGTCTGGGCCTCCGACACATCTTGACTGGTGGTGGAGTTTGAGGAGGGAACCACAGGTGGAGTGGAGAGTTCAGCCACAGGTTGAGCGGAGGGTTCAGGCACAGAAGTCACAAAGAAAGGCAACCCTATTTTTCTCAATGTCAGCACAATCCTCGTGGCACCACAAATAACACTTCGGCCCACACTGGATCCAGATTTCCCCTGGAGGTGAAGTGGCAAAGCTCTCTACGCAGTAAATGCACGTTGTCTGGGCCTCCGACACATCTTGGCTGGTGGTGCAGTTTGAGGAGGGCACCACAGGTGGAGTGGAGGGTTCGGTGGAGTGGAGGGTTCAGCCACAGGTGGAGTGGAGGGTTCAGCCACAggtttatttattaaggagatttctatagcgcataactaaaagcactatgcgcttaaCAGGTTGAGTGGAGGGTTCAGCCACAGGTTTGAGCGGAGGGTTCAGCCACGGAGGGAGTGGATGGTTCAGCCACAGGTGGAGTGGAAGGTTCAGCCACAGGTGGAGTGGAGGGTTCAACATCAGACTGAGTGGGTATTTCGCCATTAATCTGCCCACAAATATTATGAAAATAATCTTGATTGGTATGTTCCTTTCGGATACAGTTCCTCATTTTCTGAATTACCGTTTAATTTTTACAAAATCATGATGTTTTTGCTCAGTGTTCATTGCCACGTTTTTGCAGAGTTATTCTATTTTTGCAAAAAAATCTGACTGCGTTTGGTTTGCTAATTTTTGCTTTGCGGCACCCAGTCTTAAACACTTCACTTTATGAACTATATGTACTACAATGTTTCTTAATAATGCGCTTCTTGTACTGACATAAACTTTTATTCTTTTAAT
It encodes the following:
- the LOC138958737 gene encoding histone H1-delta-like gives rise to the protein MSDAAAEPAPVAQTPTKSPKKKSSKPKKPSSHPKYSQMIRDAVTALKERGGSSRQALLKYIVANFNVGKDEKTVNNHLKLALRAGVKNGTLKQSKGTGASGSFRLGEKAEKAAKPKVKKVKKPKAAKPKSPAKAKKAKAKKPAAEKKAKSPAKKAAKPKKAKSPAKKAAKPKKASPKKAAKKPAKKAGGKKAAKK